In the genome of Felis catus isolate Fca126 chromosome E1, F.catus_Fca126_mat1.0, whole genome shotgun sequence, the window gagccccgcgtcgggctctgggctgatggctcagagcctggagcctgtttccgattctgtgtctccctctctctctgcccctcccccgttcatgccctgtctctctctgtccccgaaataaataaacgttgaaaaaaaaattaaaaaaaaaataaataaacattaaaaaaaaaattttttttaaaaagaaccttcTAGCACCTTGGATTGGGATCTCGATCTGGGGTCTGGGACCCAATCCCGTTTCCTATGCCTCCGGGACAGCGGGAGCTTCCCTGAGAGGAGAGGGGGCTGAGCCGCTGCAGGGTGCGGGGCGATGTGGGAAGGCTGCCCAGAAGCCCTCCGGTCTGTCACTGTCCAGGGCCACCGCGGGCCCCAAACCTCGCCTCCCTCATCCTAGCCGGCCGCATGGCCCGCAAAGCAGGCAATCTGACCTCAGCATCCACGTGTCATAGTCGATATCCGTCATGGTGTTGGGGAATTCAAGGTCCTCTGGCCGAATAGCGGTCACTCCTAGGAGGCAGGGGTAGGTCAGAGCCAAGCGCCCAGCAGTGGGCAGCCAGCagccaccgcccccgcccccggtgcgcgcacacacacgggTGCCCTCACCGGCCTCGATGGAGCCTGACCAGCGGTCCACCATCTTCTGAATGACGATTTCAAATAGCTCCCCATCCCGCAGGGCCCTGCCAGGGACAGCGGCAATCAGACAGGCCCTGCTCGGTGGCCGAGGCTGGGCAGCGGGAAGCTGGGGGCACGAAGGCCCAGGCACTGACCGATTGGAGATGACGATGGCGTCGTTGAACTCGCTGCGGCAGTTATGGCGGAGCGCGGTGCGGCCCCCGTTGGTGATCACTGCGTTACTGCCGTGTAGCTGGTGGAAACGCAGGTCGGAGCCCCCGGCCCCCGATGACGGGGAGCTCGGGGACACCTGGTTGTTCCCTTCGGGGAGTGGCTCGGGGACTGGGGGCACCTCTGCATGAGTGGTCATCACCCATTAGGCTCACAGGGGTCTCGGAGGCCCCCCAAGGCCACCCcgaccccctgcccctgcccagtcCGGCCCTCACCCACGTCGTCCACAATGGTGGCCTGGGCCGCCTGGCCGTAGAGGTCCACGACTGCGTAGACACCCGGGGGCACGTTCCAGGCCGCGGGGCCCTGAGTCATCCCGTTGACAAAGAAGTGCAGGGTCCCGTCCTCCCGCCGCACCACGCCCACCGTGTCCCCTGCCTTGGAAGAAGGGGGGCTGGAGTGAGGAGTCAGGCAGAGCTCCCGCCTGGGCTGGTCCTACGGCAGCCCCGCCTTGCCCGCCTCCCGCCGCCGGGCCCCGGCCGGACGCACGCTCTCCCACCTTGAGGCGGTCCAGGTTGTGCCCGTACTCGTCCAGGATGGTCGTCCCGTTGTGCATCACCCCGTTCCCGGTCATCATCCAGGTCCCTAGGGGGACGAGGGGGGACAGAGGACGTGAGCGGGGCCCAGGGCTCCTGTCGTGCAGCGGTGCCCGCGTCCACCCCCCAAAGCCGCTGGCCCGGCCTGCCTTTTCTGACGGTCGGCTCTCTTCCCAGAGCTGAACAAGAAAACCCTGCACGTCCCAAGCCAGCCATAAGCCCCGTCCACGTGACAGGCAGGCCTCAGCCACCGGATGAGTCGTCACAAGGGTGACAAGCGAAAAAAGGGCCGGAGCACAAGCATCCGGGCTCCAGGGGGTGGTTTCCTCCCGCAGACCCtgtcccggccccgccccgccggggGGCTCACCCGAGCGCAGGTTGGTCATGGTGGAGGGCAACTGGAGGTAGGCAGGGTTGTGGGTGGTGACACCGATCTCGATGGAGCCAGCCCACTTGTCTACCATCTTGTCGATGCGCACCTGGAACACCTCTCCGTCCCGCAGGGCTCTGCTGCTCAGCACTACGCCGTGATTGAAGTCATCGGTGGCACTGAGGGCACAGCACGTGGGGCCTCAGGCACGAGCGCGCGCTCTGAGCACGCCGCACCCCGGCCCGGTCGGTGCCTGCCTGACTCCTGCTGCCCCCAATCCACCTGCTGACCTTCGCTCTCCCGGAGGCTCCCCCCTTCTCTGTCACGACGGCCCCGCTCAGAATCCCGCCGCCCCCCGCATCCGCGCCCCTCCCGCAAGCCCGTTAGAGCCCCTTCTGCgggcttctccccaccccctgggcCATACTGGGGCCTCAAGGCAGTGCGTCCCTCGTGGGTGATAGCCGCCTTCTGCCCGCAGTTCGGGTGGAAGAGCAGGCGCTCGGGCTCGGCCTGAgcggcgggggcggcgcggcGGAGGGCGCCCTCGGGAGACAGGGCCCGCAGGATGGCGTTGTTCCGGCGCAGACGGTCGCTGTGGTTGTTATTATGGACGATGGTCACCTTCACCGCCATCCCGTACAAGTCCACCACTCCATACACCACCGGGGGCGTCAGCGGGGTGGCCACGCCTGTGGGGGTGGAAGGCAAAGGAAGGGGTCAGACACGGGGACACCAGCCTCAAAGAGAGACAGGAGTGTGAGGACCAGACCCCCTGCACCGAGCGCCCTGGCCGCGCAGCCCCTACCCTGATCGATGCCGTTAATGAAGAAATGCAGGGCAGAATTGGACTTCCTCGTGAGACCGATGTGGTCGCCCTCCTGGTCAAAGCAGAAAAGACGAAAGTCTGGAATCTATCCCCGGTCGGGCTCCAGACTTGTCCCGGGGACCCTGGAACAACGCGGTCCTAAAGCCTGCCCGCCAGCCCAGGCCGCAGGGGAACTGCTCCGAAGGTGCCGGAGTCACAGAGCCGCCCCGAACGCTCACTCCGAGGCCAGCGCTGCATTAAGCCATCTCATAAACATCACCCCATCTACCTCCCAAAGGAGTCTAGAAAATACTAACAGGCTCGTTTTAAACgttagaagggaagaaaaaaaaacccaccaaactaCCAAAGAGAACGAGTTTGTTGCCTCTGGTCACCACCACAAATGGCCAAGcgattaagaaaaagtaaaactctgACTTGGAAACCTGAGTGCCTAACTACTAGGCAGCCCTGCCTTCTCAGAAGGAACCTCTAGGCAAAAGCTAAcaggccttggggcgcctgagtggctcagtcggcggagcgtccgacttcggctcaggtcatgatctcacggttcgtgagttcgagccccacatcgggctctgtgctgacagctcggagcctggagcctgcctcgggttctgtgtctccctctctctgccccttagccactcacactctgcctctctctaacGTTTAAagtaaataagcgttaaaaaaaaaaaaaagactttaaaaagcgCTAACAGGCCTTGCTCTGGGTCACAGGGGAGACCGTGGTGCACAGGCAGGGGCACAGGGAAACGGGGCTGCCCCACAGAGGGGCCCAGGCTCCACGCCCACCCTCACCTGTAGCTCATCCAGACTGAACTCACAGTACTCCCGGCGGGTGCCCTTGCCGTTGGTCAGGATCCCACAGCCACTCATCATGATGGTGCCTGGGGGGGAAGCGGACACCCCGCTCGGGACACGGGCTTCCTCCGCCTTAGGAAGGTGCCCCCCGCCCTGCCCGGGGCTGGTACCTGACTGCAGGTTGGTCATGGTGGCCGGGTACTCCAGGCTGTTGGGGTTGTGGGTGGTGACGCCGATCTCAATGGAGCCAGACCACTTATCCACGAGCTTGTCGATGCGGATCTTGGGAGGGGCGACGACAGAAGGGAGAGACGGGGAACGTGAGCACAGAACAGGGCCCCTCGGTCCCCGGCTCTTCCTCGGGCCCCACCCTTCTAACGTCAAGGGTCAAGCCCGGTCTCGAGCCCCCGGAGAGTGACGTGCCAACCAGAGCCCGGGATCTCGCACACCTCAAACATCTCGTTGTCCCGGAGCGGACGGTTGGTCATGACCACGCCATTGTTGAACTCATCCAGGGGCCGGCGGCGCTCGGCCGTCTTGTTATTGTTGCTGAGTTTGATGAGGGTTCCGCACTTCTCGTGAAAGAGCAGGGCGTCGTTGGAAGTGAGGACAGGCGAGGTGGCAGCGCCGCTGGGCCCCGGTCCTTCCCCGGCCGGGGGGGAGCTCAGGTTCACATTTAGGAGCCCCCCGTTGTAGGCAGACAGGATGGCGTTGCCCACCACCTCCGAGAGCTCCATGCTGGCAAAATCTGcagcggcggggcgggggagggaagctGGAACGAGGCCGTACCCCCTCTGGCTCGCCACTCGCCCCCTGGCCCTCTCCTGAGGTCCCTCCCCTCGCCTGGGCCACCTCACTTCCCACTGCCCTTCCCAGAGCCTCCCGGAAGCCCTCACCATTATGCGACTCAAGGCTGTTAGGAAACGTCTCCGGCCGGGCCTGCGCTGGGGACACCATGAAGGCTGGGGACCAGGCGGGATGGGAGGGGAATGAGGGTTCGGCCCCTGCTGCAGGGGCCCACAGCCAGGAGACCCCCTCCTCTAGCCCCTGCTTTCCCCTTCAACAGACTCGGGTGGGGGGGAAAGGGGTCGGAGAGGCCCTGCCCACACCCAGCCTCATGTGTCACTACACGTCACCCACTCCTTCAGCCggtccccctgccccgcccctccaccaCTGCCCGAGCTGTATTCTCACCTTCGTCCCCCGGGGTCCCCTGTTCAGTCAAGGCAGAATCTTCAGGGGGTGCGGAGGGCTCGAGGGGGGGTGTAGGGATGGGAGCAGGGGGGCTGAAACCTGGCTCAGGGGGTAGCACGGTGATCTGTGTGCACTTGCCGTAAAGGTCCACAACGGCCCAGACACGCGCGGGGAGGCCCGTGGCGGCCACCCCGCAGTCCCGCCCGTTCACCCAGAGCCGCAGCTCCCCGGCAACTGTGCGCTCCACGCCCACACGGTCCCCTTCACCGAGCTGGTCCAGGTCCTGACCATACTCCTCCAGCACAGAACGTCCATCCCTCAGCACTGAGCAGCCCGACACCACCCATGAGCCCCCCTTCAGCCCCGTGGCGCTGCTTGGGAAGTCCAGCACACTGGGGTCCAGTGCCGTCACCCCAATCTCAATGGAGCCACTCCAGGAGTTGACCTGCGATGAGAGTGGTGGACAGGGACTCAGGAAGGGCCCCCACGGGTCTCCCACCACTAGGAAACCACACTTCACAGACCACCGTGTCCCCCCTCTTGCCACGTCCCAGCCAGCTGGCTCTTCTCTCTTGAGACGCGGGACACTAACCCAGAGGTGCGGTCCTACAAGCAACTTCCTGGACTCTGTCTCAGGGACCGTGGGCACCGCTGTCCCCTAGCAACTCTGCTCCCTACTCTGGCGGCTCGGTGTCTCTGACACCATGCCTGTCCCCACCGTCTGGGCTAAATTCCCTGGCTGCAGCCCCCTGCCTCCTCTAAGTGCCCGGTGTCTGTGACTTCCCAACCACCCAGATGCACAGCTCTCCGAGTCCGTTCTCCCTGCTCTTGTACAccgctctcctcctcccctggcccGTTTCTCTCCTAGGCCCTGGCTCCACTCAGATTCACTCACTTCCCAAATTCCACCTCTGTGCCCCTGGCCTCGTCACCAAACGACACACAAGAGGCacacctccctctccctgagTGTCCCTCCCCACCCATCGTTCCGGCCTGAGTTTATCCTCCGATGGTTGTACTTCGCCtggttctctctcctcctgtcagGTCCCTGACATCTCTCCGTCCTCCGCCTGCCACAAGCCATTCCAGGAGACCTGTTCCCCAGCCATTCTAGTGGCTGAAGCccgtgtcccttccctgctcctgggtCCGGAGGAAATCAAGCTCTCCTTACCCGTTTCCCCTCCAGACTCAATGTTTCTACTTCCCGCTCCCCTCCTGCCCGTCACCGGGTGCCCATAAGGTCCGTCGGTTCCCTCTCGGTGCCCGGCGATGGGGCTGCCCCGGTTGTCCCCCATCCCGCCTCtcgctctccccctcccaccaccctccaCATCTCGGTTCCGCGGACCCAGCTCCGCACCTTGCGGTCGATGCGGACGGTGAAGACGCGGCCGTCGCGCAAAGGCTCCCGGCTCAACACCAGCCCGTGGTTGAACTCCTGGCCCGGCTGCTGCCGCCGCGCTGTACGCCCACAGGCCGACAGGCTCACCAAGCGCCCGGTGCGCGGGTGCAGCTCCCCGCCGCTGCCCAGACCCCCGCCGGACCCCGGCCCTGGGCCGCTCCCGccggggcccccacccccacccggccccgGCCCGGGGCCTCCCCCAGAGCCCCCGCTCCCACCCGACCCCGCCGCCATCGCCGCTGACACCCGGGCCGCGCGACAGCCGCGCTTGGCGGCACCGTGGCAACCGCGGTGCACACACACCCGGAGGGAATAGGGCTCGGGGCTGGGGCCAGGTATGCTTTACGGCACTGCCGGGCAACGAAGCATCCCGGGCTAGGGAACTAATGACCACCGCGGTGGGAACAGAAGGACGACGGGGTCGGGCAGGCTTGCTTTACGGCACGGCCAGGTGACGGAGTGGCTCAGAGTGGGGTGCAGACTCGGGCAGCGAGCTTTTGCGACAGTAGAAGAAACGACCGCCTCAGGCATCTTTACGACGCAGGGGGTGCTGGCCCCCACCTTCAGCTTTGCGACAGCGGCCCCAACGACCCCGCCCCCGCCGAGGCAGGCGACGCCTTGAAGTTTTCGCTTTACGGCAACAGGAGGAGGTGTCTTCCCTTCGCGCTACACCCTTCGACGCCGTAAGAGCGGCGTCTGGAGCATCCAGAGAAGGGAACCGGtagctttataaataaaaacctcTGCCCTCGCACCGAGACCGGATATATTTTGCGACACTGTCGCAGTCCCTCCACTGTGTAGCGCACTTCTCGTGAGAGGCAAAGCGCGTcgacttggggggggggcagggaagggactcGTGATATTCCTAAACAAGCCCACTTGAACTCCAATCTAGCCAAACCCTTAAATTTTAAAGCCACGGATGAAGAGTCCAATGAAACCCTGGCAGGCAGATTCAAGCAATGGCACTGACGGTCCTGCCCCCAAAACCCCGAGCTATCAAGCCCCCCAGCCCAGCGGTCCGAGCTCGCGCCGAGGTTGGAGGACTATGACGTCACAATGAAGGCTTCCGCCCCATGACCGGGACCCCTGACTATGATTGGATAATTCGGATGAAGGCGGTGATGGGGAAGAAGGGCGGGAACAAATcccagagacaaagaaagaaggcCTTTGGGTGGGGCAGCCGGAGGGGCCCCTAGCCCGAGGTCCCTATATAAAGTCTCGATGCCGGGGCCGCGGCTCCAGGTAGCTGAGCGGGAGGGGACCCGGGCCTCAGCCCGAGCCCCCGACCTCCACGCCCCTCCGCCCAACGCcacggtgggggcggggcctcggggcGGGGCTATGAGAAACAAGTAGGCGGAGCGGGGCGGGGCAGCTAAGAGAGGTCCCCGGATGGGGCCAGGGAGAAGCCCGAGGCTCTGGGGGCTGCCGGCGGCCGCAGTGGGGAATCCCCGGGAGAGGCGACCATGGGTGTGTCCGGAGGAATCACGTTCGAGGCAGACGCCGGGCCGCCCTCCAGCGTAGTCCCGTTTCACGGTTCTGGGCCCTCCCTGCACCCCGGGGGAATCGTAACTCGCAGTCCTGAATCTAGCCGGCCGTCCGGGGGCGTAGCAGTCCTCGGTTCCGGACCCAACCAGCACCCTGGGGAGGTTGCGAACCTCGGCACTGGGTCCGGCCCGTACCCAAGCGGATTACATGGCCCCTTCCCTGAAACTAGAGTATCCGGGACCTACAGGCTCGGGTCCGAGGGGTCTGGGGCGTACAACTCCGGACGCAGTCCGCGCTCCAAGTCAACTTGCTTGCACTCCCACAAACCTTGTGAGGACCGGCCCCGGAGCATCCTAAAAAGCAACGGCTCCGTCTTGATGCAGAAATCCGCCATTGCGGAGAAGTAAAGAGTTCAGCTCGGCTGGCAcccggctcggagcccggagggAGGGGTTTCGGAcactggagggggcggggctagGAGGAAGGGGCGGGGTCCTGAGAACTAGAAGAGAGAGTCGCTGAgggcttgggggggtgggggggtggaatcTGAGCTTCCAGGCCTCCGGGAGAGCAGGTACAGGGTAAACGCTGGCTACGCCGTGTGTGATTATCGTTAGGCGTGACCCCCGCCCTCACTGCTACGCCTCTGAGACTACGAGCGGTACAAGAAGTTTCTGAATGGAAGAAAGTGGGAGGGCTGTGAGGAGGAGGTCGCTGAAAGTTTTCCTACACCTTTCTGTGTCCTCCTACGCCAGGAACAAGTCTCAGCGGTGGAACGAAATGAATATCCTAGTCACCTACCACCCTGCTGACAAGGACTATGGATTTATGAAGGTGGATGAACCCAGCACTCCCTACCACAGGTGCTGAGCCCTCAGCCCTAACCTTTTAGCCCAGACCCTTCCCTATTCAAAggcagtgggggaggcagagaggcccCAGGGATTGGATACTTTCAGATGCTTGCCCCTCACCACTGCTTACTCCCTCGTCTGCAGGCTGCAGGACAGTGATAAGGACCTGCCTGGGGCATCCTCTCCTTCAGTGACTCCGAAGGTGCTGGCCAAGAGGTGAGAGTCCTGCCAGAGGTCAGTAGGGATGTGGggcctctttctccctccacccctgagCTCTGAGGTCTGAGCCAGCTCTGCTTTTTGGCCACCAAAATGGGAGGCACTACAGTTCCCATCTGGACTGACCAAGGCCAAGGTGGGGGAATTAGCCAGCTACATCTACCACCTGCCCCTCCTCGTTCTCTCTGTTTGGTGCCCGCAACCAGTCTCCCTCCTCTTCAGGTTGGCAAAAATGGACAATCTCTATCCCAAGGTCCTCCAGTATGGTGATACCAGAAGTTTGGGAGCTCCAGACCACTTTTCCAAGACACGTGAGATGAGGGGTGGGGATTGAGCGGAAAGGGGAGGCAGAGTGAACCGTCAGCGAGAGCCTGGCCGGAAAGCCAAGCTGTTTACAATGGCCCGCAGACTCCAGTGACTTCATAAACCGCCGAAAGACACATTACGATGAAGGAAAGGTCTTCGAGACTCAGAAAAGTTTTTCCTTCAATGATAATAAGCACAACAACAAAGCAGGCCGTGCCAATACGGGCAGTGGCGGTCGGGGCATGATGCTGGACCCAGAGCCCAGGCCTGTGGAGAGAGGCCGGACAGGAGGACTGGCCAGAGGAGTCAGCGATGAGATTGACCTGGTCACCGGGAACCACATCCGAGAAGCCAAGGGTTAGCTATGGTGGAGCCCCAGGGATTTGTGGGAATTGTAGTCCAGAGTCTTTGCCATACCCTATCTTTCTCAGTGGCCATTGGCCCAGGGCCTTGCTACCTGGGAGGGAGGTAATGGCAGGTGACCCCCAGGGAAGACGGaaggcgggtggggtgggggcctcaTCAGAATAGTCCTCAGGAAGCCCAAGAGAACCATGGGGGATGGAGAGGTCACTGGGATTTTCTAATACGGGAAGAGGCCAGAGAAGTGAGATGAAAACCCAGGGCTGGAACTTCTCCCCTGTGGAGGGGGCCATCACGGACACCTGGGGGTCCTGGATACCCTAGGTGGCCATAAGACCCAGATGGACTCGGATGATTCGGCAGATCCCCCTGCCTTCAGAAATCAGTGCCGAGCTTCAGCCATCATCAGGTCAGGCCAGGAAAGTGGTCTGCGACAAGGAAAGGAGTATTACATCAAAGGAAGATACCTGaggagctccccccaccccgagctCGAGGAGGACACAGAAGATGAGCATGAGGAGCAGGACAGTGAGAGCTGGGCCGGGtcagcctggggcgggggggtgctgACAACCCCAGACTGATGGGTGCCCCAGCCTTGACCCTGTGGTGTTTCCAGGCTCTGCAAACTTGAGCTGGGTGATTGAGAATCCCATAAGCACTGAGGTCCGtctgctgggccacccaggaagCCCCGTTCAGGATCACAAGGCCACCAAGGACCGCCTGAAAGTGACAGTGACAAAATCGGAACCTGGTGAGGGCCCCAGGCCCCAACAGCTGGCTCTTGACAagctcccatccccccaccccaccttctttGCATACCAGTATACCTTCAACAGATGCTAAGAGCGGCCTCGGGCATCCTGGTGTGCAGGGCCCACGTTGTACAGAGAGGAACGAGGGAGGCTCAGAAGGGGTTGGGACCCCCTCCAGCTTGGCACTAGCTGTTGGTCCCGCGCCTCCC includes:
- the NEURL4 gene encoding neuralized-like protein 4 isoform X5, whose product is MAAGSGGSGGSGGGPGPGPGGGGGPGGSGPGPGSGGGLGSGGELHPRTGRLVSLSACGRTARRQQPGQEFNHGLVLSREPLRDGRVFTVRIDRKVNSWSGSIEIGVTALDPSVLDFPSSATGLKGGSWVVSGCSVLRDGRSVLEEYGQDLDQLGEGDRVGVERTVAGELRLWVNGRDCGVAATGLPARVWAVVDLYGKCTQITVLPPEPGFSPPAPIPTPPLEPSAPPEDSALTEQGTPGDEAFMVSPAQARPETFPNSLESHNDFASMELSEVVGNAILSAYNGGLLNVNLSSPPAGEGPGPSGAATSPVLTSNDALLFHEKCGTLIKLSNNNKTAERRRPLDEFNNGVVMTNRPLRDNEMFEIRIDKLVDKWSGSIEIGVTTHNPNSLEYPATMTNLQSGTIMMSGCGILTNGKGTRREYCEFSLDELQEGDHIGLTRKSNSALHFFINGIDQGVATPLTPPVVYGVVDLYGMAVKVTIVHNNNHSDRLRRNNAILRALSPEGALRRAAPAAQAEPERLLFHPNCGQKAAITHEGRTALRPHATDDFNHGVVLSSRALRDGEVFQVRIDKMVDKWAGSIEIGVTTHNPAYLQLPSTMTNLRSGTWMMTGNGVMHNGTTILDEYGHNLDRLKAGDTVGVVRREDGTLHFFVNGMTQGPAAWNVPPGVYAVVDLYGQAAQATIVDDVEVPPVPEPLPEGNNQVSPSSPSSGAGGSDLRFHQLHGSNAVITNGGRTALRHNCRSEFNDAIVISNRALRDGELFEIVIQKMVDRWSGSIEAGVTAIRPEDLEFPNTMTDIDYDTWMLSGTAIMQDGNTMRNNYGCDLDALGTGARIGMMRTAKGDLHYFINGQDQGAACSGLPPEVYAVVDLYGQCVQVSITNATGPMDNSLATSNTATEKSFPLHSPVAGVAHRFHSTCGKNVTLEEDGTRAVRAAGYAHGLVFSTKELKTEEVFEVKVDELDEKWAGSLRLGLTTLVPGDMGPGTGGGPALPPSLPELRTKTTWMVSSCEVRRDGQLQRMNYGRNLERLGVGSRVGIRRGADDTMHILVDGEDMGPAATGVAKNVWAVLDLYGPVRSVSVVSSTRLEESEGTQPPSPSSDTGSEGEEDDDGEEHSPRGQNQVAIMPTALEFLENHGKNILLSNGNRTATRVASYNQGIVVINQPLVPQLLVQVRIDFLNRQWTSSLVLGVITCPPERLNFPASACALKRAAWLLRGRGIFHNGLKICEKFGPNLDTCPEGTVLGLRLDSSGGLHLHVNGLDQGVAVPDVPQPCHAVVDLYGQCEQVTIVSPEPGAASGKSAGTQGDMEKADMVDGMKESVCWGPLPAASPLKSCEYHALCSRFQELLLLPEDYFMPPPKRSLCYCESCRKLRGDEAHRRRGEPPREYALPFGWCRFNLRVNPRLEAGTLTKKWHMAYHGSHVAAVRRVLDRGELGAGAASILSCRPLKGEPGVGFEEPGENCAPPREEQPPPVLLSPSLQYAGAETLASKVQFRDPKSQRTHQAQVAFQVCVRPGSYTPGPPSAALREPPDPHFSPAELEWVTKEKGATLLYALLVRVE